ATTTCGTTTATTGTAATCTCATCCTTAAATACGTTAACCACTGGAAAGAATACTGGTGTTTCTATGTTGCCATGTTTTGTTCTTAATATTCCTATTCTTGCTGCTAAATCCTCGTATTTAACTTCAAATATCGTCATAAGCCTAATTCCTTTTTCTTTTTGTTTATATAATCGTTGTATAAATCATAAATTCTTTGGGCCATAGGACCACTTCCTTCTACACCGTTTTGTGATACTTTAATTCTTTCTAAGATTGTTACTATTCCGGTTTCTTCATATACCTTTATATCAGCTGATCTCAAATTTAGTGATCTTTCAACTAATTCTGCAAACTCTCTTGGCTCGAATAGGGGTGGATTCTTTATTATGATCTCGGAGATTATATTCCCATTTATCATTAATTTATAGAAAGTGTTATTGTTTTCATCTTTTACATTTGTCAAGCTTATAATAAATGGCGAAAGCTCATATGCGTAAAGTTGACCAGTATATGTTTTACCGTTAGTTGTCTTTATCACTATCGTTTTATCTATTAAGTTATTTAATTCACTCGCTATTCTTCTTCCACTACTCATACTATAGTCCCCAATAACGTTAATAAATTAAAACTTAAATAGTAATATGATGGAATCAAAGGCACAAGAAATTATTCTAGATTGCGAAATAAAAAATATAGAAAAGGGTAGTCTAAAGAATTTATCAATAGTAAAGATGTCATGTAATGATATTGACGTAAATTTTGATATAATTGATAATATTAATATATTCAAGGAAAATGAAAAAGTAAAGATGCTTCTTTCTAAGAGTAAACCAATATACACTAGTAATGATTTTTGCGCACATGGATATATTGTAACTGAGCTTAAAGATACCAGCATAACAGCCGATGCAAGATACACTATGATAATTTCATTGTTTGGGTTATTAGTAAAGATAAGTAATAAAGATAGTTTACTTAGATTGTTTCAATTTCATGTTATGGATCATATATATTTCTGTGTAAAGAAAAACACTTAATATGGGATAAATGTGTTTTTGTAATTTCCTTGTCTATCCAATGTTGCGACATCTATCCCATCTCCTGAAGTCACATCACGTTCGATAGACGCTTTTACAGCTTTTGTAACTAATTGTATTGCAGTATCTAAATTCATCTTTGGATTATATTCTGACTCTAATACTCCTATTGCAATTCTTGCTCCAGAACCTACCGCGGCGTAATTATCTTCAATTAACGAACCTATAGGATCTAGTACGTATAATTGTGGACCTTTATCATCAACTCCTCCAAATAGGATTTCTGATATGAATGGCATTATCTTATACTGGTACAAGATTACCGAAAGTAGTTTAGCCGCAGCATGAACAGAAATCGGCTTACCAGTTGAAATTTCATAATATTTTATTTCTACATTCATTATTCGAGTTAAGGTTTGTAAGTCACCATATATACCAGCTCCTGCCATGAGGAATTTGCCTATTTTATAAACCTTTTTAGCTTGTTTACTTAATACATAACCACCGTAACTTAATCGCCTTTCTGATGCTAATACTATACCATCATCTACCTTTATACCAACAGCAGTTGCAGGTAATTCTTCCATAAAAGTTACCCATACACATATTCATAAATGCCATTTATAACATTTGTTTTATTGCTTCCTGAACTTTCTCTAGTGATATGGTGAGTTGTTTTCGTGTATTCAAGTTCCTTATAGTCACTTCATTCTTCTCAAGTTCTTGCTGGCCTATTATTATTGCAATTTTGAATCCTTGAGACGCATAATATGGTAACAGCTTAGAAAGAGGCTGATCTTTGCTATTTAGCACTACCTTATATCCTTCCTTTCGTAAGATTCTCGAAATTAATATCATAGTTAAGATTGCATCTTCTGTCATACCTATAACTACTATGTTAGTCGGTTCTTCTATCTTTATATCTTTAATTACCAACAACGTTCTCTCAACTCCTATAGCAAACCCTATTGCAGGCGAGGGTAAACCGCCATAAAGTTCAATAAGCTTATCATATCTACCTCCCCCTGCGATACTAAATTGCACTGAAGGATGAAGAACTTCAAAAATTAAACCCGTGTAATATGCTAGCCCTCTTACAAAACCCAGATCTATTTTAAAATTCATATTTAATCTATTTAGAACATGTGCTAATTGATATAGATATAGAATTTCATTTTTAATATCTAATCTACTAACTTCTTCAATTTCACTCAGTGATTTCAATTCTTCCATTTTTAAATCCTTCTTAGATAAGATATCATGAAGAAAGTTTACTACAGTATTATCTTTAATAACGTTTTCGATAATTTCTAACGCCTCATTAATTTTGTTTTTATCTATTAAATGTAGAATATGCTCTTGCAAACTGTCATTAATGTTATATTTATCCATGATCTTTCTAAATATACCAATATTATTTATTTTGATTATAATATTATCGGAAAGGCCGAGTTTATCATAAAAGTTGTATAGTAAGTCCAAGATCTCTAGATCAGCTAAAATGGAAGAATCCCCTATCATCTCAACTCCTGCTTGTCTAAATTCTCTATACCTACCATATTGTGGTTCATCGTATCTGTAGACTGTTCCAAAGTAAAACAATCTCACTGGCTTAGGTGAACTTTGTAGATATTTAATATAAGCTCTCGCTACACTTGGTGTTATCTCTGGCCTTAACGCTAACTCCCTATCAGCTTTATCTTTAAATACGTACATAGTATCTCTTAATTCCTCTCCACCTTTGAGTGCAAATAGTTGAAATTCCTCTACAATAGGAGGTATAATTTCTGAATATCCATATTTTGTAACTAAATCTCTAAACGTAAATTCTATGTATCTTATCTTTTCTGCATCTAGTCCAATATAATCCCTCATTCCCCTAACTGTTTCAAAACCTACCATAACTCAATCACTTTACCATCTTTATTTCTGATAATGTATAATAGGTTACATCCCCATATTTATCAACTATTGAGACGTAAAGTTCCATATTCATCAATTTTGACTGATGCAACTTTTCCAAAATTTTCTTAAAGCTGATTTTTTCATTTTCATCAACTATTAATATAGTAGCAGTGAATTTACCATTTTCCTTGTCTTTTATTATAAGTGACTTCTCGTCCATTCCATCGATTACTACTCTACCTCTTTGTTTTAAATCGACAAAGACATTAACCTTGTTCCAGTTTACAGAATAGATGATATTATCTGTTAATTGTTTTGGTGAATTTAACGCAAGATATAATTTATCCAGAATAGTTTCGTCTTTCTCACTCATGATAGTCACTTTATCTAAAATAAGTATATTCCCCATAAAAGTTATGTTAAAATTATGGAATGTCCCATATGTGGTTCAGCAGAGATAATATGGAATGACAAAGACGGTGAAGTAGTCTGTAGCAAGTGTGGAACAGTAATAGACAATATTTACTATTATAACAGAAATGGTGATCATAATACTACAGAAGTGATTATTATCGATAACAGTTTTTATAAAGATGAAATAAAAATTAAACAAATAAGAATCAAAAAATTTTTAAGAAATCATATCAGTAAAAAGACAGATCCATACGAAATTATCTTGAATTCAATGTTACTTGATGAGGAATATAGAAAAATATATAAATTATTGTATGAGGAGGGAATTCTGAGCGGATTGAAAGCAAAAGGTCAAATAGCGCTTCTTGTTTATTTTAGATTTATGCATAGCAATAAATACATTGATATTCTGAAAAAATTAGAAATAAGATATGAACTTCTTAGAAAAAAGCTTAAGAAAATCGGGAAAAAGAGAATAGCCTTACTTTTCGATAAACTTAACGATGAGATAAATGGTAGATGATTGGAGTAAAATTTTTATATAACCTTTTTTAAAGACACAGTGGAAGGTGCGTAAAATGGCAACAGCTACAGTTGCAACTACCCCCGAAGGTATTCCCGTAATTATTTTGAAGGAAGGATCAAGTAGAACTTATGGAAAAGAAGCATTAAGAGTAAATATTGCAGCAGTGAAAGCAATAGAAGAAGCATTGAAAAGTACTTATGGCCCACGCGGAATGGACAAGATGCTTGTTGATAGTTTAGGCGATATCACAATAACTAATGATGGTGCAACTATTTTAGATAAGATGGATCTACAACATCCAACGGGTAAGCTATTAGTGCAGATTGCTAAAGGTCAAGATGAAGAAACCGCTGATGGTACTAAGACTGCTGTAATTCTAGCAGGTGAGCTAGCCAAGAGAGCTGAGGAATTATTGTATAAGGAAATTCATCCAACTATAATTGTTAGTGGATATAAGAAGGCAGAAGAAATAGCATTAAAGACGATTCAAGAAGTTGCTCAACCAGTAACTATAAACGATACTGACGTACTTAGGAAGGTTGCTTTAACATCTTTAGGTAGTAAAGCAGTTGCAGGAGCACGAGAATATCTGGCTGATCTCGTAGTAAAGGCTGTAACACAAGTTGCAGAGCTAAGAGGAGATAAATGGTACGTTGATCTAGATAACATACAAATAGTAAAGAAACATGGTGGTAGTATTAACGATACGCAGTTAGTATATGGTATTGTAGTAGATAAAGAGGTCGTACATCCGGGTATGCCAAAGAGAGTTGAAAATGCGAAAATAGCACTTTTAGACGCACCGTTAGAAGTGGAGAAGCCAGAATTAGATGCGGAGATTAGAATTAATGATCCAACGCAAATGCATAAATTCTTAGAAGAGGAAGAAAATATTTTAAGAGAAAAAGTTGACAAAATAGCTGCTACTGGTGCTAATGTTGTAATTTGTCAAAAAGGTATTGACGAGGTAGCGCAGCACTATCTAGCAAAGAAAGGTATACTAGCTGTAAGAAGAGCTAAGAAGAGTGACTTAGAAAAACTTGCCAGGGCTACTGGAGGAAGAGTTGTATCTAACATTGACGAGCTAACGTCACAAGATTTAGGATATGCCGCATTAGTAGAGGAGAGAAAGGTAGGAGAAGATAAAATGGTATTTGTAGAGGGTGCAAAGAATCCTAAGTCAGTCAGTATATTAATAAGAGGTGGTTTAGAAAGAGTGGTAGATGAGACTGAAAGGGCTTTAAGAGATGCTTTAGGTACTGTGGCTGATGTGATAAGAGATGGAAGAGCTATAGCTGGTGGTGGAGCAATAGAGATAGAAATTGCTAAGAGATTAAGGAAGTTTGCTCCACAAGTTGGAGGTAAAGAACAACTAGCCATAGAAGCGTATGCAAATGCAGTAGAAGGTCTGGTCATGATACTAGCTGAAAATGCAGGACTAGATCCAATAGATAAGTTAATGCAATTAAGGAGTTTGCATGAGAATGAAGCCAATAAGTGGTATGGGCTTAATTTATTTACTGGAAACCCGGAGGATATGTGGAAACAAGGTGTTATAGAGCCAGCCTTAGTGAAGATGAACGCTATTAAAGCAGCAACAGAAGCTGTTACATTAGTACTAAGAATAGATGATATTGTAGCAGCAGGAAAGAAGAGTGGAAGTGAAACTGGAGGTAAAAAGGAGGAAAAGAAAGAAGAATCATCTTCTGAAGACTAAAGAATTTTTTTAATTTTTATTATCATTGGTATTTTTAGATTAGGTGAACTAATTATAGCTTCTCCTATATCTAACTTATCTAAACTTTGAGTTAGTCTTTCATCTAACGATAAGGCCTCTTTAATTGCCTTTTTATCTACATCTGACTTTATGGAATGAATAATCTTTATGTTAGTATTTTTCAAGACGTTTTGTGAAAGTAGTGATGGTGATTGTGTGATAAAACATAATCCTATATTATATTTACGTATCTCAGATGCTAATCTGTCCATAAATTCATTTCCATCTTTACTAAAATAGTTTTGGGCCTCATCCAGAATAATAAGTGTTTGTTGATTTATCTTAGATCTTACGTGACTTTCTATGAGTAATTTGATCAAGAATAGTGCATACAGTCTTCTAAGCTTAAGATTTGAAATAAAACTCAAATTTATAATACTTGAAGCCTTAAAATATTCTAGGAAGTTATTAAGTGAAGTCTCGTCTGTTGTATAGAATAGCTTTGTTGCTATTGGGGTAAATAAGATGAATATTTTTCTAAGCAACGCATATTTTACGTCTCTCATCCAATACGAAGTGTCCTCTATACTGTTTATTACTTCTAACATCTGATTTAGTGAGAACCTTTTAAAACTTCTCAATTTTAATAGGATTGTGTAGAGTAAGAAGCGTTGTGGGTCTGTAAGCTGTAAAACATCCCCTATAATATCCACAGTATCTTCTACATCTAAATCTATTAAGTATAGGGGATTTATTTGTACTATGTTATTCTCATCATAAACTATAAACCTGTCTTTTAGGAGTGAGGAATACTCTCCATGCCAATCAAATATTATAACTTTG
The nucleotide sequence above comes from Sulfolobus tengchongensis. Encoded proteins:
- a CDS encoding Lsm family RNA-binding protein, with protein sequence MSSGRRIASELNNLIDKTIVIKTTNGKTYTGQLYAYELSPFIISLTNVKDENNNTFYKLMINGNIISEIIIKNPPLFEPREFAELVERSLNLRSADIKVYEETGIVTILERIKVSQNGVEGSGPMAQRIYDLYNDYINKKKKELGL
- a CDS encoding DNA-directed RNA polymerase subunit G; amino-acid sequence: MMESKAQEIILDCEIKNIEKGSLKNLSIVKMSCNDIDVNFDIIDNINIFKENEKVKMLLSKSKPIYTSNDFCAHGYIVTELKDTSITADARYTMIISLFGLLVKISNKDSLLRLFQFHVMDHIYFCVKKNT
- the psmB gene encoding archaeal proteasome endopeptidase complex subunit beta, which produces MEELPATAVGIKVDDGIVLASERRLSYGGYVLSKQAKKVYKIGKFLMAGAGIYGDLQTLTRIMNVEIKYYEISTGKPISVHAAAKLLSVILYQYKIMPFISEILFGGVDDKGPQLYVLDPIGSLIEDNYAAVGSGARIAIGVLESEYNPKMNLDTAIQLVTKAVKASIERDVTSGDGIDVATLDRQGNYKNTFIPY
- the hisS gene encoding histidine--tRNA ligase — protein: MVGFETVRGMRDYIGLDAEKIRYIEFTFRDLVTKYGYSEIIPPIVEEFQLFALKGGEELRDTMYVFKDKADRELALRPEITPSVARAYIKYLQSSPKPVRLFYFGTVYRYDEPQYGRYREFRQAGVEMIGDSSILADLEILDLLYNFYDKLGLSDNIIIKINNIGIFRKIMDKYNINDSLQEHILHLIDKNKINEALEIIENVIKDNTVVNFLHDILSKKDLKMEELKSLSEIEEVSRLDIKNEILYLYQLAHVLNRLNMNFKIDLGFVRGLAYYTGLIFEVLHPSVQFSIAGGGRYDKLIELYGGLPSPAIGFAIGVERTLLVIKDIKIEEPTNIVVIGMTEDAILTMILISRILRKEGYKVVLNSKDQPLSKLLPYYASQGFKIAIIIGQQELEKNEVTIRNLNTRKQLTISLEKVQEAIKQML
- a CDS encoding TFIIB-type zinc ribbon-containing protein yields the protein MECPICGSAEIIWNDKDGEVVCSKCGTVIDNIYYYNRNGDHNTTEVIIIDNSFYKDEIKIKQIRIKKFLRNHISKKTDPYEIILNSMLLDEEYRKIYKLLYEEGILSGLKAKGQIALLVYFRFMHSNKYIDILKKLEIRYELLRKKLKKIGKKRIALLFDKLNDEINGR
- the thsB gene encoding thermosome subunit beta, yielding MATATVATTPEGIPVIILKEGSSRTYGKEALRVNIAAVKAIEEALKSTYGPRGMDKMLVDSLGDITITNDGATILDKMDLQHPTGKLLVQIAKGQDEETADGTKTAVILAGELAKRAEELLYKEIHPTIIVSGYKKAEEIALKTIQEVAQPVTINDTDVLRKVALTSLGSKAVAGAREYLADLVVKAVTQVAELRGDKWYVDLDNIQIVKKHGGSINDTQLVYGIVVDKEVVHPGMPKRVENAKIALLDAPLEVEKPELDAEIRINDPTQMHKFLEEEENILREKVDKIAATGANVVICQKGIDEVAQHYLAKKGILAVRRAKKSDLEKLARATGGRVVSNIDELTSQDLGYAALVEERKVGEDKMVFVEGAKNPKSVSILIRGGLERVVDETERALRDALGTVADVIRDGRAIAGGGAIEIEIAKRLRKFAPQVGGKEQLAIEAYANAVEGLVMILAENAGLDPIDKLMQLRSLHENEANKWYGLNLFTGNPEDMWKQGVIEPALVKMNAIKAATEAVTLVLRIDDIVAAGKKSGSETGGKKEEKKEESSSED
- a CDS encoding ATP-binding protein, coding for MNRNLVGPILIIIVGIGILFYNTIHFNLMLYVIPMILGVVIIGLLRNKIKFKINEYYTKNGIFSVSYDGKSVTGVAMKIVGKVEPNSNKNIDLERELRDLINAIARKDSEFKFAVITTIEKNKLGSSLIIYKIVDDNNELELDEFTEEINDLLALTKAVAPHLELKIIQSSKNVLPIPSAFGNYPFLMVSEITYSNPTNTNIVVEDFDIELGEATNGTMLTKVGIRTKDITRHIGIFGSTGSGKTNTSMILASQLNLKGVKVIIFDWHGEYSSLLKDRFIVYDENNIVQINPLYLIDLDVEDTVDIIGDVLQLTDPQRFLLYTILLKLRSFKRFSLNQMLEVINSIEDTSYWMRDVKYALLRKIFILFTPIATKLFYTTDETSLNNFLEYFKASSIINLSFISNLKLRRLYALFLIKLLIESHVRSKINQQTLIILDEAQNYFSKDGNEFMDRLASEIRKYNIGLCFITQSPSLLSQNVLKNTNIKIIHSIKSDVDKKAIKEALSLDERLTQSLDKLDIGEAIISSPNLKIPMIIKIKKIL